The following are encoded together in the Pectinophora gossypiella chromosome 14, ilPecGoss1.1, whole genome shotgun sequence genome:
- the LOC126372519 gene encoding uncharacterized protein LOC126372519 → MPKRSAQEKLDSYKRKIRKIEEREKRKKETSRRRIRRLLDSSEDENNEDTNYMESRDATEPQMGLLTPQDDVMAAPVSEVLDVVTSEQGSAEPVTEPTSEVALDPELLFALGASTSDTPEFGNNIHDSLSNLWTPILKKGLPREDKDKLTKEYLLPSNCKMLQAPKLNAEISAAVAEVVRGRDKKLVRFQQQLGIGTAAISRGIDTLLTSNDKIVALKQLSDGCRFLTDLHHLLSKDRIKLVTPSLEKNFLTVIQDAERDETLFGSSLSEKIKASQAISRQSSQIKASTNQKAAGSVGSTQSSANRPVPGNWSGPPRYPSNRGGRGGQRRPAASTPRRTYPLNQAQAKTFNHQPKTRATAQ, encoded by the exons ATGCCGAAACGCAGTGCACAAGAAAAATTGGATAGCTACAAAAGGAAGATAAGGAAAATAGAAGAACGAGAAAAgcgtaaaaaagaaacatctcGACGTCGGATTCGACGTCTCTTAGACTCGTCAGAGGACGAGAACAACGAag atacaAATTACATGGAATCTCGAGATGCGACGGAGCCACAGATGGGCCTGTTGACTCCACAAGATGACGTGATGGCAGCACCGGTCTCAGAAGTGCTGGATGTTGTGACGTCCGAGCAAGGCTCGGCGGAGCCCGTCACTGAGCCAACGTCCGAAGTAGCCTTGGACCCTGAATTGTTATTCGCCCTAGGTGCTTCCACATCCGATACACCAGAATTTGGTAATAATATTCATGACAGTTTAAGTAACTTATGGACCCCAATATTAAAGAAAGGACTTCCAAGAGAGGACAAGGACAAACTTACAAAGGAGTACCTCCTACCCAgtaattgtaaaatgttacaAGCACCCAAGCTTAATGCTGAAATATCCGCTGCTGTGGCAGAGGTTGTAAGAGGACGTGATAAAAAGCTAGTCAGATTCCAACAACAACTCGGTATAGGTACCGCAGCAATAAGCAGAGGGATAGACACTCTGCTGACATCTAATGACAAGATCGTGGCTTTGAAACAATTAAGTGATGGTTGCCGTTTTTTAACTGATTTACATCATTTATTATCGAAGGACAGGATTAAGTTGGTCACGCCTAGCCTGGAAAAGAATTTCCTGACAGTCATTCAAGATGCTGAAAGGGACGAGACGTTGTTTGGCAGTTCATTATCTGAAAAGATTAAAGCCAGCCAGGCTATTAGTAGACAAAGCTCTCAAATAAAGGCTTCGACGAATCAGAAAGCTGCTGGTAGTGTCGGCTCCACGCAGTCATCGGCTAATCGTCCTGTTCCGGGAAATTGGTCAGGACCTCCTCGTTACCCGTCAAACAGGGGGGGGAGGGGAGGTCAGCGGAGGCCGGCAGCGTCAACACCGCGCCGGACATACCCCCTAAACCAAGCACAAGCCAAGACTTTCAACCACCAACCCAAGACACGTGCAACTGCACAGTAG